A stretch of Panthera tigris isolate Pti1 chromosome E2, P.tigris_Pti1_mat1.1, whole genome shotgun sequence DNA encodes these proteins:
- the LOC122233995 gene encoding LOW QUALITY PROTEIN: uncharacterized protein LOC122233995 (The sequence of the model RefSeq protein was modified relative to this genomic sequence to represent the inferred CDS: inserted 4 bases in 4 codons; deleted 2 bases in 1 codon; substituted 4 bases at 4 genomic stop codons): MGQTHTTPLXMIDNFKDVRGRANNLSVEVRKGRLQFFCSSEWPTFNVGWPPEGNYDTSTIHXVRSIIFRPKMGHLDQLPYIITWQDLVEDPPSWLKLFLAQLPPEPKPILALMPEEHHPPPRGEADAVPRAGGGNPPVGSPPFTRQRAQREQSASATDSTILPLRATGPPDAEGNQPHHYWPFATRDLYNWKAQNPKFSKKLAGLIDLLDCSFYPSPPTWDDCQQLLQVLFTTEERERILNEARKLVPGADGNPTXQPGSDASFPLTRPQWDFNTAEGKERLRVYRQTLMGGLRMAARKPTNLAKVGNVQQGKDESPAAFLERIMEAFRTYTPMDPEAPESKAAVMAFVNQSAIDIRRKLQKIXLGEKTLQDLLVVAEKVYNNREPPEDKQARAMAAASSKQTRDLARILLATTADFSEERDRHLRQLADDTRKGKGTTKGGKQRLQKDQRAYSKETGHWARDCPKRAGGKGNKTDRVKVLELDELSDXGSRGSDPLPEPRVTLKVEGTPIDFLVDTGAQHLVLRTPQGKLASKKSWVQGATGMSQYSWTTRRTVDMGTGRVSHSFMVIPEGPYQLLGRDLLTKIGAQITFRQGEPQVTDGKGHPIQVLTMKLEDEYLLHQEALPREDNIDRWLQEFPSVWAETRGMRLATHRTPVLLELKPGESLVRIKQYPMSQEARKGIQPHIRRLRSLGVLVPCQSAWNTPLLLVKKPHTNDYRPVEDLREVNKRVADIHPTVPNPYTLLSSLAPSRVWYTVLDLKDAFFSLLLAPQSQPLFTFEWHDLEEGYSGQLTWTRLPQGFKNSPTIFDEALHEDLGEYRREHPGLTLLQYVDDILIAANTAKDCERGTQDLLATLGALGYRASAKKAQICRERVSYLGYILEGGQRRLSDARKETVLKIPTPTSRREVREFLGSAGYCRLWVPGFAEIARPLYEATKEGKTFKWAEKEETAFNQLKKTLLIAPGLGLPDIMKPFHLFVDEHKGIAKGVLTQALGPWNRPVAYVSKKLDPVAAGWPPCLRIIAATALLVKDADKLTLGQIWIMTPHAIEGVLKQPPDRXMSNTRMTHYQSLLLNPPRVRFHPSAVLNPATLLPNPDLGAPLHDCAGILEQVHGFRMDLTDRPLPDAEATWFTDGSSFVRDGHRYAGAAVVTEMDTVWAEALPSGTSAQQAELIALTKALMLGAGKWLNIYTDSCYAFATAHIHGAIYQERGLLTAEGRTIKNKQXNLLTALWLPAKLAIIHCQGHQKADNPVARGNRKADQAAKAVALTSVPTMTIQLPDPGDPVLPNQPKYSQEELQQIKKLPMAQEIKGWWYTPNKELVLSDQLGVSILEHMHRSTHMGARKLKDLIRHARIKIHQQDTKIEQVVSACKTYQLTHTRATSNKKGTRLRGTRPGAQWEVDFTEVKPGKYGYKYLLVFTDTSVWVEAYPTKHETAQTVAKKLLEDILPRYGFPAMVGSDNGPAFILXVTQAVAKVVGANWKLHCAYRPQSSGQVERMNKTLKETLTKLTMETGGDWVTLLPYALYWVRNTPYTLGFTPYEIMFGRPPPVIPSLQAELIAEFKDQERFLSLSGLQRAHEDIWLRFRAIYEAGPTPTPHQYRPGDWVYVKRHHQETLEPRWKGPYIVVLTTPTALKVDGIATWVHHTNVRPEDPSSIQKDFVT; this comes from the exons atgggacagactcatACTACTCCTC TTATGATTGATAACtttaaggatgtgaggggaagagctaacaacctcagtgtggaagtccGAAAGGGTCGGTTGCAGTTTTTTTGCTCTAGCGAGTGGCCAACTTTCAATGTCGGTTGGCCACCAGAGGGGAACTACGAC ACTTCGACCATCCACTGAGTCAGGAGTATCATCTTTCGGCCTAAGATGGGCCATCTtgatcagctcccttacattatcacttggcaggaccttgtagaagacccaccctcttggcttaagctCTTCCTAGCCCAGCTCCCTCcggagccaaaacccattcttgcttt gatgccggaagaacaccatcctccccctcgGGGGGAGGCAGATGCTGTTCCAAGAGCGGGAGGCGGAAACCCTCCAGTGGGAAGCCCaccctttaccagacaaagggctcagagggagcagtCCGCCTCTGCCACagactccactattctgcccctgcgagccaccggacccccagatgcggaggggaatcagccccatcactattggcctttcgccactcgtgacctctacaattggaaagctcagaatcctaagttttccaaGAAACtggcagggcttattgatttattagactgttctttttaccca agcccgcccacgtgggacgattgccagcagcttttgcaggtcctgttcacaactgaagaaagagaaagaatcctcaatgaggcccgaaaactagttccgggcgcagacgggaatccca accaaccaggctcagatgcctccttccccttaactcggccccagtgggatttcaacacggcagaaggtaaggagaggctccgggtctaccgccagactctaatggggggtctccgaatggctgctagaaagccaaccaatttggccaaggtaggaaatgtacaacagggaaaagatgaatctccggctgcctttttagaacggatcatggaggcattccgtacctatacccccatggatccagaggctccggaaagcaaggcagctgttatggcctttgtaaaccaatcggccatagacattaggagaaaattacagaaaa gactaggagaaaaaactctgcaggacttactggtggtagccgaaaaggtatataataaccgggagcctcctgaggacaagcaggctcgtgccatggcggctgccagcagtaagcagactcgagacctggccagaatactactagctaccactgctgacttcTCTGAGGAACGAGACCGCCATCTCCGGCAGCTCGCAGATGAcacaagaaaaggtaaaggaaccacaaagggggggaagcagaggctgcagaaggatcagCGCGCATACAGCAAGGAGACagggcattgggcccgagattgtccaaaaagggccggcgggaagggaaacaagactgatcgagtaaaagtcctagagctagatgaactgAGTGATTAAGGGAGtcggggttcggaccctctccccgaacccagggtaactcttaaagtggaaGGGACCCCTATTGACTTCCTTGTcgacaccggagcacaacatttggtcctccgcaccccacaaggaaaactagctagcaagaagtcctgggtacaaggggcaactggtatgagccagtattcatggactacccgaagaacagTAGATATGGGAacgggccgggtatcccactcctttatggtaataccagaaggCCCCTACCAACTGTTAggacgggacttactgaccaagattggagctcagataactttcagacaaggggagcctcaggtcaccgatggcaagggccatcccatccaggtcctgaccatgaaactggaggatgaatacctcctccatcaggaggcgctcccgagagaagataatatagacagatggctacaagaattcccctcggtttgggcagagacaAGGGGGATGAGACTAGCCACTCATAGGACCCCAGTCCTgctagagctcaagccaggagagagtctggtaaggatcaaacaataccccatgtctcaggaggcccggaaggggatccagccacacatccggagactacgaagcctaggggtactagttccttgccagtctgcctggaacacccccttaTTGctggtcaaaaagcctcacacaaatgactaccgaccggtagaagacctccgggaagtaaataagagggtcgcggacatacacccaactgttcccaacccatatactctcttgagctccttggcaccctccagggtctggtatactgtactagacctaaaggacgccttcttcagtctgctgctggcaccccagagccaacccttaTTCACCTTTGAGTGGCATGATCtggaggagggctacagtgggcaactcacctggacacggttacctcagggattcaaaaattcacccaccatcttcgacgaggcactacacgaggacctgggtgagtacagaagggagcaccctggcctcacccttctaCAGTAtgtagatgacatcctgattgctgccaacacggccaaagactgtgagcgagggacccaggacctgctggctaccctgggggccttagggtaccgggcatccgcgaagaaggctcagatatgcagggagagggtaagttacctgggatatatcctggagggcggacagcggcggttatcagatgccagaaaagaaactgtcctaaagatccctactcccacctcccgaagagaagtgagggaattcctaggatcagctggctactgccgcctctgggttccaggttttgctgagatcgccaggcccctatatgaagctaccaaagaggggaaaacatttaaatgggctgaaaaagaagaaactgcctttaatcagttaaaaaagacCCTCTTAATTGCCCCAGgcctgggcctaccagacattatgaagcccttccacctctttgtagacgaacataagggaatagcaaaaggggttctaactcaagccttaggcccctggaaccgcCCAGTGGCTTACGTGTCTAAGAAACTAGATccagtggctgccggctggccgccatgcctaagaattattgcagcgacagcactcctagtcaaggatgcagacaaactgaccctaggacagATCTGGATCATgaccccacacgccattgaaggggtcctgaaacagcctccggATAGATAGATGAGCAATACACgtatgactcattaccagagcctcctactcaaccctccacgagtgcggttccaccccagtgcagttctcaatcctgcaaccctgctgcccaaccctgacctaggtgctccactacatgactgtgcgggaatcctggaacaagtacatggattccggaTGGACCTGACTGACCggcccctccccgatgccgaggctacttggttcactgatggcagcagctttgtgcgagaCGGACACAGGTATGCGGGTGCAGCAGTGGTCACCGAAATGGACACCGTATGggcggaggctctaccctccggaacATCAGCCCAGCAAGCAGAGCTCATAGCCCTCACTAAGGcgctgatgctgggagctggaaaatggcttaacatctacacagacagctgttatgcatttgccacagctcatattcatggggcaatttatcaggagagggggttactgacggcagaaggacggactataaaaaataagc ataacCTGCTTACAGCtttatggcttcctgccaagctagccattatccactgccaagggcaccaaaaagctgataacccagtagctagaggtaatcgaaaggctgaccaggcagccaaggcagtagcccttacttcagtccccaccatgaccatacaactaccggacccgggagacccagttttaccaaaccagcccaaatactcccaggaggagttacagcagatcaagaaactccccatggcccaggagataaagggatggtggtatacacctaacaaggagcttGTGCTGTCAGACCAGCTcggagtctcaatattagagcacatgcatcggtctactcacatgggggcccgaaaattaaaagacCTAATCCGACATGCcagaatcaagattcaccaacaggacaccaaaatagagcaagttgtatctgcctgcaagacctaCCAACTCACCCACAcgagagccacatcaaataaaaaaggaaccaggctcagaggcaccagaccgggagcccaatgggaagtcgacttcactgaagtcaaaccaggaaagtatggttataaatatcttttagtatttacagacacctcTGTCTGGGTGGAagcatacccaaccaagcatgaaacggctcagacggtggctaagaagctactagaagacatcttgcccaggtatggttttcctgccatggtaggatcagacaatggaccagcttttatcttgtaggtaacacaggcagtagccaaggtggtgggggcaaactggaaattacattgtgcttataggccccagagctcaggacaggtagaaagaatgaataaaaccctaaaagagacccttaccaaattaaccatggagactggcggggactgggtgactctcttACCGTATGCCCTCTACTgggttagaaacactccttacactctgggttttactccctacgagatcatgtttggcaggccaccccctgttattcccagccttCAAGCTGAActtattgctgagtttaaagatcaagaacgttttctttccttgagtgggctccagagggcgcacgaggacatttggcTGCGCTTCCGTGCCATCTATGAGGCTGGCCCGACACCGACGcctcatcagtacaggccggGAGACTGGGTATACGTCAAGAGGCACCACCAAGAGACCCTCGAgccgcgctggaagggaccctacatcgtggtgttgacaacccccaccgctctcaaagtagacggcattgcaacctgggtccatcacaccaaCGTTCGGCCAGAAGACCCCTCCTCGATCCAGAAGGACTTCGTCACGTGA